The following is a genomic window from Myxococcales bacterium.
ATTTTTGGCCACAGAATTTATCACCGAGCGGGGAGCATCATAGCTTTCGTTGTAACGCCCAAGATAACATGGATCATGAAATGTCACTTCTTTATCAAATTTTTCCTTAGTCACGAGCGGAATGCGTCCATCTTTAAGCAATTCGTTGATCAATTCAGAATGATGTTGCACAGAATAATTCGTACCAAAATCTTTGTACTCATTTTTTAAAGAATTAAAGCAGTGAGGACAGCTGGTAAAAATTTTCTTGAATTTATACTTAGACAAAGTGGCTATATTTTCTTTGGCCAACATATCAAACAGATATTCGTTACCCATTCTACGTGCAGGATCCCCGGTGCATTTTTCTTCACAACCGAGAATAGCGAAATCCACTTTGGCGCTTTTTAAAATTCTGACCAATGCTTGCTGAATTTTTTTAGCCCTATCGTCGGTAGAGCCTGCACAACCAACCCAAAATAAATATTCCACTTCTGCATCTGGTCTATCAGCCATGACCGGCACATCTAAAGACATGGCCCAATCTGTTCTTTTATCTTGCCCTACGCCCCACGGGTTAGATTGCATCTCCATCCCTTTCATTGCGGCATTTAGCTCTTTGGGATAATCATTTGCTTCCATCATCACCAAATGCCTGCGTAGATTGATCAAAGAGGTGGGTACAGAATCAATCAACACAGGACAGGCATCAACACAAGCAGCACAGGTAGTGCACCCCCAAATATCATCAAGGTGAATCTGGCCGTGAATATCGTAGGATCCATCATTGAGTCGCAAAGGATTTTCGCCATCAATTTTTTCACGAGCGATCAAGGGAGTTTTCAATTCTATAGCAGCAAACTCTTGCTCTTTGCCCTTTATTGTGTCGCCTTTGAAATTTTTAAATTTCTTAAACTGATCCCAGTTTTCATAACGAAGATTCATTTTGATATCGTGAAGCACTTTTTTAGGATGTAAAGATTTTTTAGTGAGTGCAGCAGGACATACAGCATCGCATCGCCCGCATTCAGTACAGGCAAAGGTATCAAGCAAAGATTTCCAAGAAAGTTTATCCACGCGATCTACGCCAAATTCTTCGGCTGTATCAAAATCGATAGGCAAAGGTTTTGCCACCGAATCAAAATGACGAAAATAAATATTGGGTCCAGCAGCGATCAAATGCAAATGTTTTGAATTGGGAATGTAGACAGCAAATCCCAAAAAAATACTGATATGTGTCCAAAAACCAAACTGATGCAAAACCGAAAGTGCACCGCCTGGTAAAAGCTCGTAGGCTTGCGCTATCAATGAACTTAGGGGCATATACCATAAAAAGCCCGAAGTAAGCTCTCCGCTTTGAATCCTGTATACAACTTCGCTAGGGATAAAAATAAAAAAGCTGACATAGAGCGATCCTATCAGCCATAAAATTAACTCAGCATCACGCGAACGCGGCAGTAAACGTTTTTTTGGAAAAAATATCCGACGAGGCAAAGCGATGGAAACTGCTATAAGCACAAAAAATGCCATAAGATCTTGGCTGAGTTCAAAAGGTTTTATAATCCATGCGGGTAAAAAATTGCGATACAAAAAAGGCTGCACATCAAACTGCAGCAAAAATTTTGTAAGCCCATAAAAAACCAGTTCAAGGTGGCCAACGGCTAGAATAATGAAACCGTAGAAATAGATCATGTGAAAAAAGCCATAGCTTTTATCATCGAGAACTTTTTTATGAAAAAAAACGTAATCGATTACAGCATCGATACGTTTTTTTATGTCACCAAAAAGATTTTCCTCTGCCCCCGATCTCACCATTGCCGTAATACCAAGCAATGCAGTCGAAGAAAAATAGCCACACACGGCTACCAAAATCAAAACGATCAACGATTGGAGAACATACATGATCAAAACTCTTTGCTTAAAGTTTCAATGTCTCATCCTCTCTTAAGGTCAAAACTTCAACCCCGCTTTGGGTAACTCTCACAGTATGTTCGCACTGAGCAGATAATTTTCTATCTTTGGTGACCGCAGTCCAATCATCGTCGAGAACTTCCACTTGCCATACACCTTCATTGATCATGGGCTCGATGGTAAAAATCATTCCCTCAACCAAACGCCTTCCTGTTCCGCGTCGACCATAGTGAGGAATTTGCAAACTTGGATGATGAAAAACTTTTCCTATGCCGTGACCAACAAAATCTCGCACAACAGAAAAACCGGCTGATTCGGCAACATCTTGAATAGCAGCACCAATATCGCCAACACGCTTATTAGGAGCTACCTCTCTAATACCTGCCCACATACATTCTTCGGTAATCTGCACTAATTCTTGAGCCAAAGCAGAAGGCTTACCCACAAAAAACATCTTTGATGTATCGCCAAAAAAACCATTAAGAACCGGCGAAACATCAACGTTGATAATATCTCCATTTTTTAAAATACGTTTTTTATCTGGTATTCCGTGACATACAACTTCATTGATGCTGGTACACACCGATTTTGGAAAACCGTGATAACCTAAGGGGCCATTAGTCGCCCCATGTTCTTTAGCATACTTTACTACTTCATCATCAATATCTTGAGTGCTAATACCACTCGTTACCATTTTACCCACATGAGACAGCATATCGGCAGCAAGTTTGCATGCTGCACGCATTCCCTCTAACTCTTGCGCACTGAGAATTTCAATTGCTTCGGCCATATTTCACCTATAGTTATAGCAATCCAGAAATTAGCCAGGCCTTTAATTGCTTCCTAGTCCTCGCTTTTGCTACGAGCGTTCAGAAATTAAAGGCTTGGCTAATTTCTAAGATTGTTATTATTCCGACTTTTTCAAGCTAGCAAAATACCGCGAAATATAAAGGCGGTAAAAAATTATCAAAAGTTACAAGCGCTTATCTTGTAAACAATCTGTTCATCAAGCTAAGCACTACAAATATGACTACTGCTTTCATCCCCTATTTTGACTCATGCATTTTTGTGCTTTAATTCGTGCTTTATGTAGAACGCAGCAGGTTATTTGAATGTCCACAGCAACACTTGCAAAAGACTTACGAAGTCTTCTTCCCAGTGAACTCGAACCACTATTTTTTGAAATTCAAGAGCCCAAATACAAAAGCAAACAGCTTTTTCAGGCTCTTCATCGCCAGGGAATTAATTCGCTCGATGATGCACTGCAAATAAAAAAATCTACTAGAGATTATCTAGCGCAACATTGCAAACTCGCAGCCTTAGAGCAAACTTTAGTCAAAGTAAGCAGTGATGGTACTCGCAAATATCAATTTAAAACTCATGATGGGCATACTATAGAAAGCGTGTTTATTCCTCATGCGGCAAAACAAGGCAGACACTCCCTATGCATCTCGAGCCAAGTGGGTTGTGCTATGGGTTGCACGTTTTGTGCTACCGCTGCTTTGAAATTGGTACGCAACCTTGACGCATCTGAAATTGTTGCCCAAGTATACAATGTTGCCCAAGATGTTATGAAAAATGGCAATCACCATGAACTAATGCTAAGCAAAAATGAACGTCCTATTCACAATATTGTGTTCATGGGCATGGGTGAACCTCTCCATAATTTCAACAACCTTGTGCGAGCCATTGAGCTGCTTACCCATCAAGACGGTATGGCTTTTTCACCTCGCCGCATTACGGTATCAACATCGGGAATTGTTCCTAAAATCAAAGAACTTGGCGAAAAAACTGGAGTTTACTTAGCAGTAAGCCTAAACGCTACCACTAATGAAATTCGCAACATTATCATGCCGGTAAATAACAAATGGCATATTGAAGAACTGCTTAAAGCATGCAGAGATTTTCCACTTAAAATCAGAGAGCGTATTACTTTTGAATATGTTCTTCTCAAGGGCATAAATGATAACCAGGAAGACGCTCATCGCTTGGCCCATCTTCTCAAAGATATGCAGTGCAAAATAAATTTAATTCCCTTTAATGAGCATCCTCTTTCGCCTTATAAAAAACCCGACAACGAAGTGACGCTTATGTTTCATAAAATTTTGTACAGAGCCCATTTGTCAGTGTTTACCCGCAAAACTCGCGGTGATGATATTGATGCTGCCTGCGGCATGCTTGGTGCAAAAAAATTAGAGTCAAAGCGGAGTGATATATCTGGTTCTGTCTTAAAAACTGATAGAGAACTCCAATAAATTACTTATTTAAATTCAATATGTTCTATCAATAATGGACATTTTATAGAGCATAAAAAAATAATATTTTAGGATTACACTTGCATTTCAAATCAACTAAAGCACAATAACAAAATAATTTAATAACTTTTTTATTTAACTTTAGTTGGTCACATACATGAAATTTAATCACTTATTTTTGACTTTTTTCTTTGCCATACTTTCACAAGCTTCAAGTTTTGACGAAGCAAGTTTTTCAGATTCGGACATGGATACCAGTGAAGATGAAGAAAATGAACCATTTCCCCCTCATTTGCTAGAAAATCTTGAACACGGTAATTCTAACGGGCTTTCAGGGCTACTTGAGGCAGACGTTAACGATGCCAATCAAATGCCGCAAAAATTTTTTTTAACGTGGTTAATCTTTTAATTTATAAACTTTCAGCTCATGAGCAGGGTGTGACACATTGGGGAAATAAAGACGAAACTCCGTATAATCGCCCAATTGAGATAAGCACTTAATACTTCCACCACATGCCTGCATGACTTTCCTGCAATATGCTAAACCCAAGCCTGCCCCGTGGAATGTTTTGGTATAAAAGTCATCAAATATTTTAGGGATTTCTGAACTTTTAATTCCGCTTGCCGTATCAAGAAAGTGAACTACATTGTAGTGTTCTTCTTGCGAATAAAAAATTTTTATCTCTCCTTTTTTTGATATTTGAATCTGACTTAAGGAGTTTTTCATTAAATTATAAAAGACGTGAACAAGTAAACTTTCATTTACCAGGCAACAAAAATCATTGGCATCAGAAATTGCTACAAGAGCTCGCTCTTTTTCTGAAAAAAAAGGATATTCTGCTACCGCCTTGTGAATTATTTGGCTAATGGAAATATTTTCTACGTCCACTGTTTTTTCATCTACATTGCTAAAATTCGCCAAAAAGACGTCGATAATAGAAATCGTACGACGAGAAATATAGCTCAGATGCTCAGGAAATTTTTCCAATAATTTTATTTTTTGTTCTTCTATTTTTGGAACTTGAATATTATTTTTTTTTGCTTCTCTATAAGCATCTAAAAGTTTTATCAAATAGTGCCCCATATTCTGAGAAGAAATATACATCGACGATAAAGGAGTGCGCATTTCATGGGCAATCGATGCACTCACTGTTTTATAGGCATTGAGTCTCTCTTGAGCGATTTTCTCATTGCGTCGAGAAAAAAGCACTCCTACCAAACTAGAGAAAAAACACATGTATATGACCCAATAAAGAGTATCTTTTGACAATGTGAAAGTTTCTGCCTCACCAACAAGGGAGTAAAAAAAATAAGCTCCCAGCATCCCCAAAAAAAGCAATGCAAGGAAACTTTTCCAATCAACTAAAACTGTCAACAGAAATATTGCCAATATCATATTAAGCAGCCAAAATGTGTCACCCTGGCTGTCAAACAACATATAGGACGTAATAAATGGCAAACAATAAAATAAAGTAGCATACCAATAAAGAGGCAGATACTTTTGTAAAAAATCGCTCCAGTAATCTTTTATTATCAGCAAAAAACTCATTATACCGGCAACAAGCCTCAATACTATCAAAAGCTCAAAGTTACTTGTTTTTGCCGGAGACCACATGAAGTAGGGAACTATATAATTAACAACCGCAAAAACTCCAAACAATTCATAAGGCGCCCCATGTTCCTGGACACCTTTGTTAATAATGCGATTTATTTTTCTAAACGGCGATAATACCATAACTATGCGATTTCAAGTCTTGTTGATTTATATTTTTGTAGAAAGTGAATAAAACAAAATCCGATAAAATTTCCTATCATACTTGGAATGAGGCTTCCAATATTTAATCGAGGCTCCACCAAGAAATGCCAAATACAAAAAGCCAAAATGCCACCTACTACACCTCCCAAAAAACTTCCTTTGTTCACTTTGACCCCAAGTAAGCCTGCATAAAGTGGAACAACGATTATTGGTCCCCAAAAGTTAAGGGAAAAAAGAATAATACTCATGATACTTGAAAAACTTAAAGCAATAACAGTAGCAAGGCTCCCAATCATAAAAGTTGCCCACTTAGCAAGTTTAAGTTCTCCTTTATCGCTTATTTTCCCCTGACGTAACGGTCCAATTACATCGTGAACAAAAGCAATACCAGCTGCATTGAGGTAACTATCGGCTGTAGACATTACAACAGAGAGAAGCCCTGCAATAGCTATGCCTTTGAGCCCTACAGGCAAAATCGTACTTACCAGATGGGTGAAAGCCATATTGGGATCATAATCAGCATTATTTGCTACCGCGATAAGGGCTATGATGCCTATCACAATGAAAAAACAAACTTGAATCAAAGCTGACCAACGCAAAGTATTTTGGATCTGCTCTCTATCCTTTGCCATAAGCAAACGTTGGGTCGTAGGAGGATCCAAAAATGGCACACAAAAGCCCAGGAAAATAAAAAAGTAGTTAATAATTTCACCCGCCGTATGAGGCAAAGTCAAAACTCTGGAAGGAACTCTTTCAAATAATTCTGAATAACCACCCATCAAGTGCAGACCTACATTACAAATCATTGGAACAGCTATAATCAAAACAGCAAACTGAATCACATCGGTCGCAGTGACTGCTTTGACTCCACCAAAAGATGAATAGACAATTAAAATTCCACACCCAATTGCTACTCCCAACGCAAAGGGAATGTGAAGAAAATAATTAATAATGAAACCAATAGCGCTTACCTGTCCACCTACCGCAGCTGCACAGTAAAGTGTTCCACATATTCCAGCGATAATTCGTGCATGGCGACCATAAAATTTATGCATAATATCGCCGACAGAAATACAATCTGAAATTTCATTAATGCGATTGACAAAAAACTGAGAGACTAAAAAGCTGTTGAGAGGATTGCCAAAAGAAATAAGAATAAAAACAATTCCAAAGCTAAAAATGCTTGCAACCATACCGATACTTGAACCGCCACCAATAGTCGTGGCAGTAACAGTAGCAACCATAATAGGCAAAGAATATTTTCGCTCAGCTATCGAATACTCGCGCATATTACGAATTTTTCTGCTCTTTAAAAATCCTACAACTAATACGAAAATTAAAAACCCAAATACAAAACCACTGTCGAACATAGTACTCACGCTTTCCCAACCCAAAAGACACCCAAAAAAATTTAAATTTATTTTCAGCTCTTCTTACTCTAAAAAAGTGCTCACGCTACTCCTACCATTGTAATTTTCAAGGACATGGCACAACTTAAAAATAGGGATATAAATTTATCATCACTATCTAGTAATTAAAAACGTAGATTTCTAAAAAATTAAGAGGTGTTAAAGTCAGCTAGTCCTAGCACAATCTAGAAAGAACTACCAAAGTTTCACCAAGATAAATCACCAAGTACAAAAGCATCCCCTTCATCAATAATCTGTAACTGCAAACGCTTTTGACCAGCAAAGTAATTAGCAATAAAAAATTTCTCCCCTAAACGTGAGTTCAGCCTTAGAACATGGGATTCCTGCAATACAAAATGATAACCATGGTAGATTTGGTCATCCACGCGATCTTGGGCTAAGCCAAGAAATATACTTCTCGATTTTGGAACTTTAATCTCTACATAAGCCGTCTTTTTAGGAATGTATGATGCCATCTTTGCTCGATCTAAATAATGATAATCGACTCCATCTTTACTTGAGGTAAAAAACTGTATTTGCGAATTTTTTTCATCTTTTTGAAATTCTAAGATAAATTTATCAAGTATGTGATGAGGAAAAATCTTCTTTAGAAGATGAAATTCTCTTTCATTAAGATCACTGCTTAGACTTAGCAAAATTCTCTGTTCGTTATTTCTCGCTAAAGGATTTTCGATTCGCTTAAGGCGTCTAAAAATATTTTCCTGAGAAAGCTGCTCTTCGCCTAAGTTGAACATCTCATCAGGAAAATCTTCTTTCATCACTTCGATGCCACTCTCATGCCTGAAGCCAAAAATATGACCAAGTTCATGGACAAATGTCATTTCAAGTGCATGCCCATCAGCCAAAGACCATTGATGAGGGCCTACACTCGATTCATTATCCCCTGTCACAAAAATAAAACCCTTGCCATGCATAATCGGCTCTTCATAATCAGTAATTTGCGCTAGAGCTACAAATTGATGGTTTTGTGGCAAAAACACAGCCTGCTCACGTAACAAATTTCCCATCTGCAAACTGATATCAGGATTGGTGTGAGCCCCACAGCTCACTCTCACTAATTTCTGTGTGGCAATTTTTAACAGTTCGTTTTCATCATCGAGAGCAAAGGCCAAATGATTTTTCCAATAGCGAAAAGCTGCACGGAAATTTTTATCTACTTGCTCGGCACTAGCACTAAAATTTTCCAGTTCCACATCAATGCAATAAGTAATTTCTTTGGTGTTTTGTAAAAACCAAGGATTGAGTTGATATCTAATGGAAACTCCTCCTGCAGCTGAAGAGCCTCCGCATGCCGAACTAAGTTTTGCAAATAAGAACACAATAATTAATAAAGAAAAACTGCTTTGTCGTCGGCATGAGCGCATAATGATTCCTAAATATTCTTGTTTATCTATGACATCACTGTAAAACACAGTCCCACTCTCACGCCATTAATTTTTTATTACGAATAAATATTTTTATTAATATTTTCTTAAATAGGAAAAAAATCTATTTGCAAATTGTAAGCTTCTTCCTCTTTAGATGGAGCAATTATTTTTCTAAAAGACTCAATAAACTTTTGTATTTCACTTTTTATAAAAAGGTAATCTTTTTCACTGATAGAAACCACGTCGATATAATGCAGACCAACATATCCTTTCATTTGCAGCAGATGCTGAAGATGGCAAGACCAGTTGCTATGATGGCGTAGAAAATCATTTTGACTTCGCCCGTAGAGTATTGAGTTAGAAACCTTAAAAAAATGTTCGCTCGACTCTAAGATTCCCATCTTACAAAGTTCATCAATGCATTGCTTTATCATCATTGGATCGAGAGAGAGTTTTTTACAAAGAGCATCCATGCTTTGATATTTTTCGATGGTCAACAAAATATGAATAGCTGAGAAAATAAATTTTGAATAATACACTTCGCTATTAAATAATTTATTTTCTTTGGTTTCTATTTTTAATTTTTCTTTTATAGGACAATTTTTTTCGATCAGTTTTTGATTTTTCTTTTTAAGAAATCTGATCAGATTTTTACATGCACTTTTTTCTATCAACAATAAATTAATTAAATATTCTTTTTCATCGTCGCTGCATAGAATATGATCACACAAGCGAGAAATATTATCAGTGCTAAGGTGAGGACTCCCTTTTAAAACCTGTGAAACATAGGATGATTGACATCGCATTATCTGGGCTATTTTATTTTGATTCCCCCAGGTCTGATTTTTTTCACACAGCAAATAACGCACAAAATTTTTGTAGTTATCAAAACTAAAAATATCCATCATGCCCCCAAATTTTATTTTTTATTAACATAAAGTTTAAGAATTTATAAAAAAAATATAGATCGCAAATAAAAATTCTGCCATCTTTACCCACAGGCACGACAGCATTTGTTGTTATTAGCTTTTAATCTCAAATGCTTTGCCAAAAAAACCACATACCTTTGGGGGAAGGAATGTTTCAAAAAACACTTAAATTTACAATTTTTCTTTTATCCATGCTGAGCTTTCATACAGCAGCCGATGAGATTTTTGAGCTCAACAAGCGCTTAGAAATTAAAATTAACCCAAGCATATTAGAAGATTTAAATGAAAAAATCGCCGAGTTTTGGACGATTGAAGCATATCCAATTGATGATTATGGGCAAATCAATGGGCGAAAATTTTACGGACGTAGCGATAAAAACGGTATTGCTCATATCAACATTGACAGTGAATATCTAGCATCTCCTTTTGTGATAAAAGCCATCAACGAAATTTATTTTGATGATCAAAAACATGAACAAGCTCAATATGAAATTTTTCTGCCAGCACATAGTCAAGAAAAATTTATCACCATTGATGCGACCGCCGATGCTCTTTGGCAGTACTATAAAGAAGCCGCCAATCTCATGGGTCAATCATTCTCTCCTAGCCTGGTTGATCAATATAAATTCGGATCCAATGATGATACGTGGTTTAATAATTTGAAAAAAATCCGTGAACACAAAATTATGAGAGAAGCACTGCAAAGCATAAAAGCTTCGGCAAAGTTTCATCTCGATCGATCTACTATAGAACAACTTTTCCAAAAAAATCCCTCCTTGCTGCAACCTACTCGCTTTCCTCATGCCTTTACTGATGAAATGGGATACCAAGCCTATGAATTTACTAAAGGAGACGAGCTTTTTGATTATTCATTTCTTCTTGATGATTACCAATACAATAAAAACAAGGATAGCGATCCCATCGTCATCGATCGGAACGGAATGCCTAACGAAATCTGCGGGCATCAATTTTATACAAACTTAGAGGTCAATGGGCGAAATGTTTTTATAGATAATCACTATAACTTAGACAGCAAAGACTTCATTGGCACCATTCACGAATCAAGGAAAGAAAATCATTCTTTGCAAACAGATATTATCAATGTCAGACATAGCAACGGTATTTCTCCCATAGACAATCCAGCTTTTGATGATGCTTGTTCATTGACAACCATCGCTCATTTCCAAAATCAACAAGAATCAGATTATAAGTTAGATCAGGGCAGTGGTTTTCTTTTTCACAACTTTCTTATTCACAAAGGCAGCATTCTCTCTATCTATCAGACATCAAACGGAGACAAAATTCTCAATGATAAAGACAGCTGGGCTATATTTACCATTGCTAAGGATGGTATCACCCAATACGCGGTCATCGTTGAACTCTTAGGCATACGTCAAGGAGATTTCAGAGATGCTCTACATATGAAAATCACCGGTGATCAAAAGACCGATCTTTTTATTGGTCTAAGAAAATCTTTTAAACTTAATGAGGCCGAAATTGACGGAGAAAGCGCATATCTAAAATTTGATATCAGCGTTTTGGATTATTCTGATTTAGAAAAAAAATTACGATCAAAAAAAGATGTGACAAGCTGCTTACTTTCTTTGGATGAGCTTGAACGCCAAATGGTCAGCAAAAA
Proteins encoded in this region:
- a CDS encoding (Fe-S)-binding protein is translated as MYVLQSLIVLILVAVCGYFSSTALLGITAMVRSGAEENLFGDIKKRIDAVIDYVFFHKKVLDDKSYGFFHMIYFYGFIILAVGHLELVFYGLTKFLLQFDVQPFLYRNFLPAWIIKPFELSQDLMAFFVLIAVSIALPRRIFFPKKRLLPRSRDAELILWLIGSLYVSFFIFIPSEVVYRIQSGELTSGFLWYMPLSSLIAQAYELLPGGALSVLHQFGFWTHISIFLGFAVYIPNSKHLHLIAAGPNIYFRHFDSVAKPLPIDFDTAEEFGVDRVDKLSWKSLLDTFACTECGRCDAVCPAALTKKSLHPKKVLHDIKMNLRYENWDQFKKFKNFKGDTIKGKEQEFAAIELKTPLIAREKIDGENPLRLNDGSYDIHGQIHLDDIWGCTTCAACVDACPVLIDSVPTSLINLRRHLVMMEANDYPKELNAAMKGMEMQSNPWGVGQDKRTDWAMSLDVPVMADRPDAEVEYLFWVGCAGSTDDRAKKIQQALVRILKSAKVDFAILGCEEKCTGDPARRMGNEYLFDMLAKENIATLSKYKFKKIFTSCPHCFNSLKNEYKDFGTNYSVQHHSELINELLKDGRIPLVTKEKFDKEVTFHDPCYLGRYNESYDAPRSVINSVAKNTKEMSMNKRNSFCCGAGGGRMFMEEHQGVRINHERTEQAIATGAKIIATGCPFCMTMMSDGIKDKGCEEDIVVKDIAELVAERL
- the map gene encoding type I methionyl aminopeptidase, with amino-acid sequence MAEAIEILSAQELEGMRAACKLAADMLSHVGKMVTSGISTQDIDDEVVKYAKEHGATNGPLGYHGFPKSVCTSINEVVCHGIPDKKRILKNGDIINVDVSPVLNGFFGDTSKMFFVGKPSALAQELVQITEECMWAGIREVAPNKRVGDIGAAIQDVAESAGFSVVRDFVGHGIGKVFHHPSLQIPHYGRRGTGRRLVEGMIFTIEPMINEGVWQVEVLDDDWTAVTKDRKLSAQCEHTVRVTQSGVEVLTLREDETLKL
- the rlmN gene encoding 23S rRNA (adenine(2503)-C(2))-methyltransferase RlmN gives rise to the protein MSTATLAKDLRSLLPSELEPLFFEIQEPKYKSKQLFQALHRQGINSLDDALQIKKSTRDYLAQHCKLAALEQTLVKVSSDGTRKYQFKTHDGHTIESVFIPHAAKQGRHSLCISSQVGCAMGCTFCATAALKLVRNLDASEIVAQVYNVAQDVMKNGNHHELMLSKNERPIHNIVFMGMGEPLHNFNNLVRAIELLTHQDGMAFSPRRITVSTSGIVPKIKELGEKTGVYLAVSLNATTNEIRNIIMPVNNKWHIEELLKACRDFPLKIRERITFEYVLLKGINDNQEDAHRLAHLLKDMQCKINLIPFNEHPLSPYKKPDNEVTLMFHKILYRAHLSVFTRKTRGDDIDAACGMLGAKKLESKRSDISGSVLKTDRELQ
- a CDS encoding HAMP domain-containing histidine kinase is translated as MVLSPFRKINRIINKGVQEHGAPYELFGVFAVVNYIVPYFMWSPAKTSNFELLIVLRLVAGIMSFLLIIKDYWSDFLQKYLPLYWYATLFYCLPFITSYMLFDSQGDTFWLLNMILAIFLLTVLVDWKSFLALLFLGMLGAYFFYSLVGEAETFTLSKDTLYWVIYMCFFSSLVGVLFSRRNEKIAQERLNAYKTVSASIAHEMRTPLSSMYISSQNMGHYLIKLLDAYREAKKNNIQVPKIEEQKIKLLEKFPEHLSYISRRTISIIDVFLANFSNVDEKTVDVENISISQIIHKAVAEYPFFSEKERALVAISDANDFCCLVNESLLVHVFYNLMKNSLSQIQISKKGEIKIFYSQEEHYNVVHFLDTASGIKSSEIPKIFDDFYTKTFHGAGLGLAYCRKVMQACGGSIKCLSQLGDYTEFRLYFPNVSHPAHELKVYKLKD
- a CDS encoding sodium:solute symporter family protein: MSTMFDSGFVFGFLIFVLVVGFLKSRKIRNMREYSIAERKYSLPIMVATVTATTIGGGSSIGMVASIFSFGIVFILISFGNPLNSFLVSQFFVNRINEISDCISVGDIMHKFYGRHARIIAGICGTLYCAAAVGGQVSAIGFIINYFLHIPFALGVAIGCGILIVYSSFGGVKAVTATDVIQFAVLIIAVPMICNVGLHLMGGYSELFERVPSRVLTLPHTAGEIINYFFIFLGFCVPFLDPPTTQRLLMAKDREQIQNTLRWSALIQVCFFIVIGIIALIAVANNADYDPNMAFTHLVSTILPVGLKGIAIAGLLSVVMSTADSYLNAAGIAFVHDVIGPLRQGKISDKGELKLAKWATFMIGSLATVIALSFSSIMSIILFSLNFWGPIIVVPLYAGLLGVKVNKGSFLGGVVGGILAFCIWHFLVEPRLNIGSLIPSMIGNFIGFCFIHFLQKYKSTRLEIA
- a CDS encoding DUF4423 domain-containing protein, with protein sequence MMDIFSFDNYKNFVRYLLCEKNQTWGNQNKIAQIMRCQSSYVSQVLKGSPHLSTDNISRLCDHILCSDDEKEYLINLLLIEKSACKNLIRFLKKKNQKLIEKNCPIKEKLKIETKENKLFNSEVYYSKFIFSAIHILLTIEKYQSMDALCKKLSLDPMMIKQCIDELCKMGILESSEHFFKVSNSILYGRSQNDFLRHHSNWSCHLQHLLQMKGYVGLHYIDVVSISEKDYLFIKSEIQKFIESFRKIIAPSKEEEAYNLQIDFFPI